A stretch of Microbacterium sp. LWH3-1.2 DNA encodes these proteins:
- a CDS encoding DUF4245 family protein encodes MAREPRIVAELGRPETPDETADRKAESSRIYRSSQNVRNLIAALLATLAVVVVIIAAVPRGTPPPREAIDVASVAEGVATSEGRTVITPEMSDAWIVNRAGVEGDGGVRAFTVVYAPADENARGFLRVAQGFDADEAWEARVLSGSAPQDTVTIDGITWERYELDPDRTGNISVALATDAGADTVLIYGAAGADALEDTARSVTDQITALREEAE; translated from the coding sequence ATGGCACGTGAACCCCGGATCGTCGCCGAGCTCGGTCGTCCTGAGACTCCTGACGAGACCGCCGACCGCAAGGCGGAGTCGTCGCGGATCTATCGCTCGAGCCAGAACGTCCGCAATCTCATCGCGGCGTTGCTCGCGACGCTGGCGGTCGTCGTCGTGATCATCGCCGCCGTGCCTCGCGGCACGCCGCCACCGCGCGAGGCGATCGACGTGGCTTCCGTCGCCGAGGGCGTCGCTACCTCCGAGGGACGGACGGTCATCACCCCGGAGATGTCCGACGCGTGGATCGTCAACCGCGCGGGCGTCGAGGGCGACGGAGGCGTGCGCGCGTTCACCGTCGTCTACGCGCCCGCCGACGAGAACGCCCGCGGATTCCTCCGCGTCGCGCAGGGGTTCGACGCGGACGAGGCATGGGAGGCCCGTGTCCTGTCGGGCTCCGCCCCCCAGGACACCGTCACGATCGACGGCATCACGTGGGAGCGCTACGAGCTCGACCCCGACCGCACCGGGAACATCTCGGTCGCGCTCGCCACCGATGCCGGCGCCGACACGGTGCTCATCTACGGGGCCGCCGGCGCGGACGCCCTCGAGGACACGGCCCGCTCCGTCACGGACCAGATCACCGCACTACGCGAGGAGGCCGAGTGA
- a CDS encoding 4-hydroxy-3-methylbut-2-enyl diphosphate reductase translates to MPVPRIPRRREPLKDIAGVGQKRVLLASPRGYCAGVDRAVIAVEKALERFGAPVYVRKQIVHNIHVVTELEKQGAIFVEEVDEVPAGAHVVFSAHGVSPAVVDAASDRGLRAIDATCPLVTKVHREAVRFARDDFEILLIGHEGHEEVEGTAGEAPDHVTIVNSPEEADTIQVRDPSKVVWLSQTTLSVDETMETVRRLRVRFPQLQDPPSDDICYATQNRQVAIKKVAKDADLVIVVGSANSSNSVRLVEVALEHGAKAAYRVDYADEVEQAWLEGVETVGVTSGASVPEVLVQQVLDDLAAAGYHDVEEVRTAEEDLMFSLPKELRQDAGGKRDDRALGGRSRS, encoded by the coding sequence ATGCCCGTCCCGCGGATCCCGCGGCGGCGCGAACCGCTCAAGGATATCGCCGGGGTCGGACAGAAGCGGGTGCTCCTGGCATCGCCGCGTGGCTACTGCGCGGGCGTGGACCGTGCCGTCATCGCCGTCGAGAAGGCGCTCGAGCGCTTCGGCGCGCCCGTGTACGTGCGCAAGCAGATCGTGCACAACATCCACGTCGTGACGGAGCTCGAGAAGCAGGGGGCCATCTTCGTCGAGGAGGTCGATGAGGTCCCCGCCGGTGCTCATGTCGTGTTCAGCGCGCACGGCGTGTCGCCCGCGGTCGTGGACGCGGCATCCGATCGGGGTCTCCGCGCCATCGACGCGACGTGCCCCCTCGTGACGAAGGTGCACCGCGAGGCGGTGCGCTTCGCGCGGGACGACTTCGAGATCCTGCTGATCGGCCACGAGGGGCACGAAGAGGTCGAGGGCACGGCGGGCGAGGCGCCCGACCACGTCACGATCGTCAACTCGCCCGAAGAGGCCGACACGATCCAGGTGCGCGACCCGTCCAAGGTCGTGTGGCTGTCGCAGACGACGCTGTCGGTCGACGAAACCATGGAGACGGTGCGGCGGCTGCGGGTGCGCTTCCCGCAGTTGCAGGATCCGCCGTCGGATGACATCTGCTACGCCACCCAGAACCGCCAGGTCGCCATCAAGAAGGTAGCGAAGGACGCCGACCTCGTGATCGTGGTCGGCTCGGCGAACTCATCGAACAGCGTGCGGCTCGTCGAGGTCGCGCTCGAGCACGGCGCCAAGGCCGCCTACCGCGTCGACTATGCGGACGAGGTCGAGCAGGCGTGGCTCGAGGGCGTCGAGACCGTCGGTGTCACCAGCGGCGCCTCGGTGCCGGAGGTGCTCGTCCAGCAGGTGCTCGACGACCTCGCCGCCGCCGGCTACCACGATGTGGAAGAGGTGCGC
- a CDS encoding exodeoxyribonuclease VII small subunit codes for MTETSGALADVATLSFEQARDELVRVVAELEQGAPTLEHSLALWERGEALAARCEEWLLGAKRRLEAARASVDRTQGEAL; via the coding sequence ATGACTGAGACGAGCGGCGCCCTCGCGGACGTCGCGACCCTCTCGTTCGAGCAGGCGCGCGACGAACTCGTGCGCGTCGTCGCCGAACTCGAGCAGGGCGCCCCGACACTCGAGCACTCCCTCGCACTGTGGGAGCGCGGCGAAGCCCTCGCCGCGCGCTGCGAGGAGTGGCTGCTGGGTGCAAAGCGCCGGCTCGAGGCCGCGCGCGCGTCCGTCGATCGCACACAGGGCGAGGCGCTCTGA
- a CDS encoding carbonic anhydrase: protein MQRGNARFVAGEPRHPRQDVDTRHELAGGQRPRAALFGCADSRLAAEIIFDKGLGDLFVVRNAGQVVSESVVGSLEYAVAVLEVPLIVVLGHDACGAVRAAIDSTSPDADPLPPHIWRLISPIVPAVRRVQRASAVDGVYPVEIDAEEVGREHLRDTVGELLHSSELISSAVAEGRLAIVGANYRLGEGTAIPDVVVGITDAA from the coding sequence ATGCAGCGCGGCAACGCGCGCTTCGTCGCCGGCGAACCCCGCCACCCCCGGCAGGACGTCGACACCCGGCATGAGCTCGCGGGAGGGCAGCGACCCCGCGCGGCCCTGTTCGGCTGCGCGGACTCGCGCCTGGCGGCGGAGATCATCTTCGACAAAGGCCTCGGCGACCTGTTCGTCGTGCGCAACGCCGGGCAGGTCGTCTCCGAGTCGGTCGTCGGCAGCCTCGAGTACGCCGTCGCGGTGCTCGAAGTGCCGCTCATCGTCGTGCTGGGCCACGACGCGTGCGGCGCCGTCCGTGCGGCGATCGACAGCACCAGCCCCGACGCCGATCCGCTGCCCCCGCACATCTGGCGCCTGATCTCGCCCATCGTTCCCGCAGTGCGCCGCGTTCAGCGGGCCTCGGCCGTGGACGGCGTCTACCCCGTCGAGATCGACGCCGAAGAGGTCGGCCGCGAGCACCTTCGCGACACGGTCGGCGAGCTGCTGCACTCTTCCGAGCTCATCAGCTCCGCCGTCGCGGAAGGGCGCCTCGCGATCGTCGGCGCCAACTACCGTCTCGGCGAAGGCACTGCGATTCCCGACGTCGTGGTCGGGATCACCGACGCCGCCTGA
- the xseA gene encoding exodeoxyribonuclease VII large subunit gives MTSFQPAAVPGEPPPPDSVPPRDSTAQAPTSVARLNDTIRGFVQTWGSVWVEGEITGWNQRGGNVFGRLRDLVTDATISFRIWSSTRDRLPDDLKVGDHVIACVKADYFVKNGDFSFGVSAMRHVGLGDQLEKLERLRVQLRSEGLFDPSRKKPLPFLPHLIGLITGENSDAEKDVHRNAELRWPQVRFQTKYAAVQGDRCVPETIAALKALDAAPDVDVIIIARGGGDPQTLLGFSDERLIRAVAATSTPVVSAIGHENDHPLLDDVADLRASTPTDAAKRVVPDVAEQRALVGQLRARMTLRLTQRLSHDIAQLEQLRSRPVLRAPETLLTTRSHEVELLVARGRDRIDRSLRVQDQRTAELRATLRALSPASTLARGYAIAHLADGVIVRDAAQAPASTSVVVTVGRGSFAARSDGEITEGPDGGATAAGDVAQPNRVGRGAGPAPE, from the coding sequence ATGACGAGTTTCCAGCCTGCCGCCGTCCCCGGCGAGCCACCGCCTCCCGACTCGGTGCCGCCGCGCGACTCGACGGCACAGGCGCCCACGTCCGTGGCTCGTCTGAACGACACGATCCGCGGGTTCGTCCAGACATGGGGATCGGTGTGGGTCGAGGGCGAGATCACCGGGTGGAACCAGCGGGGCGGAAACGTGTTCGGTCGTTTGAGAGACCTGGTGACCGATGCCACGATCTCCTTCCGCATCTGGTCGTCGACGCGCGATCGGCTGCCCGACGACCTCAAGGTGGGCGATCACGTCATCGCGTGCGTCAAGGCCGACTACTTCGTGAAGAACGGCGACTTCAGCTTCGGAGTCTCGGCGATGCGTCACGTGGGACTCGGAGACCAGCTGGAGAAGCTCGAGCGCCTGCGCGTGCAGCTGCGGTCCGAGGGGCTCTTCGATCCGTCCCGCAAGAAGCCGCTCCCCTTCCTGCCCCACCTCATCGGTCTCATCACCGGTGAGAACTCGGATGCCGAGAAGGACGTCCACCGCAACGCCGAGCTGCGCTGGCCGCAGGTGCGCTTCCAGACGAAGTACGCCGCGGTGCAGGGCGACAGGTGCGTCCCCGAGACGATCGCGGCGTTGAAGGCGCTGGATGCCGCACCCGATGTCGACGTCATCATCATCGCTCGAGGTGGCGGCGACCCTCAGACTCTGCTGGGCTTCAGCGATGAGCGCCTGATCCGCGCGGTCGCCGCGACATCCACTCCCGTCGTGAGCGCCATCGGCCACGAGAACGACCATCCGCTCCTCGACGACGTCGCCGACCTGCGGGCATCGACCCCGACCGACGCGGCGAAGCGCGTCGTGCCGGATGTCGCAGAGCAGCGCGCGCTGGTCGGGCAGTTGCGCGCGCGCATGACCCTGCGGCTCACGCAGCGCCTCTCGCACGACATCGCCCAGCTCGAGCAGCTGCGCTCGCGCCCGGTGCTGCGCGCCCCCGAGACGCTGCTCACCACGCGCTCGCACGAGGTCGAGCTGCTCGTCGCCCGCGGGCGCGACCGGATCGACCGGTCGCTTCGCGTGCAGGACCAGCGCACCGCAGAACTCCGCGCAACGCTCCGCGCGCTCTCGCCGGCATCGACGCTCGCTCGCGGCTACGCCATCGCGCATCTCGCCGACGGCGTGATCGTGCGCGACGCGGCCCAGGCTCCGGCATCCACTTCCGTCGTCGTCACCGTGGGGCGCGGATCGTTCGCCGCTCGCTCCGATGGGGAGATCACCGAGGGTCCCGACGGGGGCGCCACCGCCGCGGGCGACGTCGCCCAGCCGAACCGGGTCGGGCGCGGGGCCGGCCCCGCACCCGAATAG